The window GAAACTATTTAGTGCAACCTCAATCGGTATTTCCTGGGCGCTTTTGCTAGTGTTATCCTTCCTTGGATTTGTACTTATAGGTAGGGGGAAGTGGCTAGATTTATTATGGCCATTGTGTTTACTAGCGGTGAAAAGCTTTAGCGGTCACGCGGCTTCATTTACTCCCTTATGGGCAACAATCGGGCTAGATTTTATTCACCTGGTCGGAGCAGCATGTTGGGTTGGGGGATTAGTGCTGCTCTATGCAAAATGGCGTCAGAAAAGCGATGATGTCAGTTCCTATATGCAGCGATTTTCGAAAATGGCTTTGATCTCCATCCTTGTACTTACGCTATCCGGATCCTTATCCGTCTTGTTGTTCCTGCCAAACTTAAGTTACTTGCTATACACTTCGTGGGGAATATTGCTGCTTGTGAAAATTGGTGCTGTTGCCCTTGTTGTACTCATTGGTTTTATTATTCGGCTTAATTTGCGCAAACAGAAGTCCAAACAATCCGTTCTCTGGATAAAGGTTGATCTTACCTTTATGGTCATTATCGTACTGTTGGTAGGGCTCATCACTTATATGGCGCCAATTCCTGTCAACGAGCCGCTGCAATGGCATCAGATGGGTGAAAAGGTCCATGTATCTGCCGATATTACGCCTAAAATCCAGGGAACCAATACCTTTGTAGGGAAAGTATGGCTCCCGGAAAAAGCAGGGAAACCGAAGCAGGTGCTCATGCTGCTTCATTATTTAGACGATAAAGAAATGGCGCCTATTTCTGTGCCAATAACCATGTACGAGGATAGCACTCAAGAAGAATCTTACGGCTTTGTGAAGTTCAGCTACAAAGCTCAGGGGGCATACTTGCCGTTCCGAGGCAATTGGGAA is drawn from Paenibacillus sp. V4I7 and contains these coding sequences:
- a CDS encoding copper resistance protein CopC produces the protein MQRSLRYTAKRFLPLLFVCMFALILLNAVVVPQTASAHASLVQAQPEAGTKLQSSPPQISVTFNEQLDAGLFYIKVLDHNGDEITSNKAYMNKEQTGIFLDLPKLTEGFYLINYHVISADGHPVAGSYPITIGNPPQEEALDLPSVYGGHNHGTGQLTTKDLLQYASRGLWYLMMLALTGWVIWLRMLGASGKDSRKSLSNWTLNLQRAQLVALLLLIFTHIEALLGGGGAQEIWKLFSATSIGISWALLLVLSFLGFVLIGRGKWLDLLWPLCLLAVKSFSGHAASFTPLWATIGLDFIHLVGAACWVGGLVLLYAKWRQKSDDVSSYMQRFSKMALISILVLTLSGSLSVLLFLPNLSYLLYTSWGILLLVKIGAVALVVLIGFIIRLNLRKQKSKQSVLWIKVDLTFMVIIVLLVGLITYMAPIPVNEPLQWHQMGEKVHVSADITPKIQGTNTFVGKVWLPEKAGKPKQVLMLLHYLDDKEMAPISVPITMYEDSTQEESYGFVKFSYKAQGAYLPFRGNWELEMRVMDADDNETVYTKEFMVY